In Cicer arietinum cultivar CDC Frontier isolate Library 1 chromosome 1, Cicar.CDCFrontier_v2.0, whole genome shotgun sequence, one DNA window encodes the following:
- the LOC101505060 gene encoding cytochrome P450 714A1-like, whose translation MEILEKNMKLLFWTVGLIVISSVVILLQKLWLKPRRIRSVLEKQGVNGPKPSFPFGNVSEMQQIHPQSPASVDSKEEWVYSLFPYFHTWKQRYGSVFLYSTGTKQHLYVEKPELIREINLHMSLDIGRPSYLTKPLLPMLGTGILRSNGSLWSFQRNLIVPEFFITKIKNMIDIMEGSTLSIIKKWERCITENEENIAEIVIETDLKVLTEDSISKACFGMDYAQGKQIFAKMAAMQAVFSRTSILFGFLNLSFLPTRENKEMWRLKKEVDMLIMEMIHDREIKNQNKDDEKQTDLLQKILEGAACDTTLNANAKGIFKAKHNMNQLIIDLCKNIFFAGSESTAIAVSWTLLLLALHPEWQQRVRSEILDTFDKKMPHSFSDMRKLQKLKVLTMVIQESLRLYGPAIVASREALADIKLGEFVIPKGIYMWMLIPSLHRDVENWGPDATEFKPERFANGVSGACKYPQAYIPFGLGSRICLGQNFAMTEMKVVLSLLLYNFSFNVSPNYQHCPMFNMLLMPKYGLRLLVSKVHYKDE comes from the exons ATggagattttagagaaaaatatgAAACTATTATTTTGGACAGTGGGATTAATAGTGATAAGCAGTGTTGTAATATTATTACAGAAACTTTGGTTGAAGCCACGTAGGATCCGATCTGTTCTTGAAAAACAAGGTGTGAATGGACCAAAACCTTCTTTTCCCTTTGGAAATGTTTCTGAGATGCAACAAATTCATCCTCAAAGTCCAGCATCTGTTGATTCCAAAGAAGAATGGGTTTATTCCttatttccatattttcacacgTGGAAGCAACGCTATG GTTCAGTGTTTTTGTACTCTACTGGAACTAAGCAACATTTATATGTGGAGAAACCTGAATTAATAAGAGAGATAAACCTACATATGTCCCTTGACATAGGTAGGCCTTCATATCTAACCAAACCATTATTGCCAATGTTGGGAACTGGCATCCTCAGATCCAATGGATCACTATGGAGCTTCCAAAGGAATCTCATTGTTCCTGAATTCTTCATTACCAAAATTAAG AACATGATAGATATTATGGAAGGATCCACCTtgtcaattataaaaaaatgggaGAGGTGTATaacagaaaatgaagaaaatattgCAGAGATAGTGATTGAAACTGACCTGAAAGTACTTACAGAGGATAGTATTTCAAAAGCTTGTTTTGGAATGGATTATGCACAAGGAAAACAAATTTTTGCGAAAATGGCTGCTATGCAAGCTGTATTTTCAAGGACTAGTATTCTTTTTGGATTTCTAAACCTAAG ttttcttcCCACTAGAGAAAACAAAGAGATGTGGAGGTTGAAGAAAGAAGTGGACATGTTGATAATGGAAATGATCCATGATCGTGaaatcaaaaaccaaaacaaaGATGATGAGAAACAAACTGAtctattacaaaaaatattagaagGTGCTGCATGTGACACAACTTTAAATGCTAATGCTAAGGGTATATTCAAGGCGAAGCATAACATGAACCAATTGATTATAGACCTATGCAAAAACATCTTCTTTGCTGGTTCTGAGTCCACTGCTATTGCAGTTTCTTGGACATTGTTGCTCCTTGCATTACATCCTGAATGGCAACAACGCGTTCGATCTGAGATTTTGGATACATTCGATAAAAAAATGCCTCATTCTTTTAGTGACATgagaaaacttcaaaaattgaaaGTG CTAACAATGGTGATTCAAGAGAGTCTACGTCTTTACGGGCCAGCAATCGTGGCATCAAGGGAAGCTTTAGCTGATATAAAATTAGGAGAATTTGTTATCCCAAAAGGAATTTACATGTGGATGTTGATACCATCATTGCATCGCGACGTAGAAAATTGGGGACCAGATGCAACAGAATTCAAGCCAGAAAGATTTGCTAATGGTGTTTCAGGAGCTTGTAAGTATCCTCAAGCTTATATTCCATTTGGACTTGGGAGTAGAATTTGCTTAGGACAAAACTTTGCCATGACAGAAATGAAGGTAGTACTTAGTCTTCTTCTGtataatttttcctttaatgtTTCACCAAATTATCAACATTGTCCAATGTTTAACATGTTGTTGATGCCAAAATATGGTTTAAGGCTTCTTGTTAGCAAAGTTCATTACAAAGACGAATGA
- the LOC101505381 gene encoding protein EIN6 ENHANCER-like — protein sequence MEAEIMEAELVLPNYLSFKRIQMYDKYPKGQSRSRHWKHLKQIIQTENYQNYPPDEPNYVNIELPPSMHPCKRICDITGYEGILFAG from the exons ATGGAAGCAGAGATAATGGAGGCAGAGCTTGTGTTACCTAACTATCTCAGTTTTAAGAGAATTCAAATGTATGACAAATACCCTAAAGGTCAATCCAGAAGCAGGCACTGGAAGCATCTTAAGCAGATTATTCAGACTGAAAATTACCAGAATTACCCTCCCGATGAACCCAATT ATGTGAATATTGAGTTACCCCCTTCTATGCATCCTTGCAAGAGAATTTGCGATATTACAGGCTATGAA GGTATTCTTTTCGCCGGATGA